The proteins below are encoded in one region of Enhydrobacter sp.:
- a CDS encoding 50S ribosomal protein L11 methyltransferase → MSAWKAWRDVPAAERLKREQALEPLSENGFVVTSRELSRDGPWRIEIFGEGDRRPVEALIDRHWRWEALPEIDWVAENQRSFTPFAVGPFWIHPSHAAGGAPAGLLPIEIDAGLAFGTGTHATTRGCLEMLATLDPAETVNAVDVGCGSGILAIAMARLWKRPVLAGDNDPDAVVVARENAARNGIGPLCRFHHAAGLDAPALADARPYDLIVANILAGPLIELSDAFAASLRPGGRALLSGLLAEQAASVVDAYARRGLILVRHLDLATNDTTWRTLLLRKA, encoded by the coding sequence GTGAGCGCCTGGAAGGCGTGGCGCGACGTCCCGGCCGCCGAACGGCTGAAGCGCGAGCAGGCACTCGAGCCCCTGTCGGAGAACGGCTTCGTCGTGACCAGCCGCGAGCTCTCGCGCGACGGACCGTGGCGCATCGAAATCTTCGGCGAGGGCGACAGGCGGCCGGTCGAGGCGCTGATCGACCGCCACTGGCGCTGGGAGGCGCTGCCCGAGATCGACTGGGTGGCCGAGAACCAGCGCTCCTTCACACCGTTCGCCGTGGGACCGTTCTGGATCCATCCCTCGCACGCGGCGGGCGGCGCGCCGGCCGGCCTGCTGCCGATCGAGATCGATGCCGGCCTCGCCTTCGGCACCGGCACGCATGCCACGACGCGCGGCTGCCTGGAGATGCTGGCGACACTCGACCCGGCCGAGACCGTGAACGCGGTCGATGTCGGCTGCGGCAGCGGCATCCTCGCCATCGCCATGGCCAGACTCTGGAAGCGGCCCGTGCTGGCCGGCGACAACGATCCCGATGCGGTCGTGGTGGCGCGCGAGAACGCGGCGCGCAACGGCATCGGCCCGCTCTGCCGCTTCCACCATGCCGCCGGGCTCGATGCACCGGCGCTCGCCGACGCCCGGCCCTACGACCTGATCGTCGCCAACATCCTGGCCGGCCCGCTGATCGAGCTCTCCGACGCCTTCGCCGCTTCCCTGCGTCCCGGCGGCCGTGCCTTGCTGAGCGGCCTCCTGGCCGAGCAGGCCGCCTCCGTCGTCGACGCCTACGCTCGCCGCGGCCTCATCCTCGTCCGCCACCTCGACCTCGCCACCAACGACACCACCTGGCGCACCCTCCTCCTGCGCAAGGCCTGA
- a CDS encoding PIN domain-containing protein — MALIDDLGTGPIGIDTAAFIYFIEEHERFLPPVAPLFAAADAGKVELVASALTLLEVLVVPYRAGNVELAARYEAVLTRSRGIRLIDLTREHFRLAAQLRAATNIATPDALQLAAALSSRCSAFVTNDRRLPTLPGLRIVQLSDYVRLR, encoded by the coding sequence GTGGCGCTGATCGACGATCTCGGCACTGGTCCGATCGGTATCGATACGGCGGCCTTCATCTATTTCATCGAGGAGCATGAAAGGTTCCTCCCGCCAGTCGCACCGCTGTTCGCGGCAGCGGACGCAGGCAAAGTGGAGCTTGTGGCGTCCGCGCTTACGCTGTTGGAAGTGCTTGTCGTCCCGTACCGCGCCGGCAACGTGGAGCTGGCCGCTCGCTATGAGGCCGTGCTGACGCGCAGTCGCGGTATACGGTTGATTGACCTCACGCGGGAGCACTTTCGTCTGGCGGCGCAATTGCGAGCGGCGACCAACATCGCAACTCCGGATGCTCTGCAGCTCGCCGCCGCCCTCTCGAGTCGTTGCTCGGCTTTTGTCACGAACGATCGGCGTCTTCCGACTTTGCCGGGGCTGCGGATCGTGCAACTGAGCGACTATGTTCGTCTGCGCTGA
- a CDS encoding DUF1127 domain-containing protein: MMTQPIQTFQNLTSETTPAGGNTNTKTGFAARLRAPFKRLVESVKADFRLRAAEAELFRMSDRELADVGLSRSDIPFAVRRGAETVAGDAPTIGRTTAAAQAANENLRHIAA; encoded by the coding sequence ATGATGACCCAGCCGATTCAGACATTCCAGAATCTGACCAGCGAGACCACGCCGGCCGGGGGGAACACGAACACCAAGACCGGCTTCGCTGCGCGGCTTCGCGCGCCGTTCAAGCGCCTGGTCGAGTCGGTGAAGGCCGATTTCCGGCTGCGCGCCGCCGAGGCCGAGCTGTTTCGCATGTCCGACCGCGAGCTGGCCGACGTCGGCCTCAGCCGCAGCGACATCCCGTTCGCCGTCCGCCGCGGCGCCGAGACGGTGGCGGGTGACGCCCCGACCATCGGCCGCACTACCGCCGCCGCGCAGGCCGCCAACGAGAACCTGCGTCATATCGCTGCCTAG
- a CDS encoding aminopeptidase P family protein, translating into MSSAPDDVLHLLRQRGRPAEPDDLEALMRGVAAAPEGLAGPEWVELIAPDADADLTRALAAWRAELARNDGGLDVSPAPSERLAALRAELARRGLDGFVVPRADEHQGEYVPRRSQRLAWLTGFAGSAGLAIVLADRAAIFVDGRYTLAVRQQVDVEAFVPHQIPEQSPEAWIAANLPKGGRLGFDPWLQTVDGHDRFARATERAGGSFVPVEQNPIDAVWRDRPAAPLAPVVPQPEEFSGETSASRRKRIGEIVAARGADVALLTAPDSIAWLLNVRGGDVPRTPFPLGFALLHSDGHVDLYMDRRKIPARTVAWLGNAVTLAPPEELGPALDTLGKSGRRVLIETSTAPWWAATRLKAAGVAMVRDADPVALPKACKNAVELEGIRVAHRRDGAAVSRFLAWLARESVGGRLREIEVSDRLQQMRLETGKLRDLSFDTISGAGPNGAVVHYHASPATERTLEPGSLYLVDSGGQYRDGTTDVTRTVAIGTPSVEMRDRFTRVLKGHIALAMARFPAGTTGSQLDTLARYALWQAGLDYDHGTGHGVGAYLSVHEGPQRISKVASNIALQPGMIVSNEPGYYKAGAYGIRIENLLAVREAKIEGADRRYLEFETLTLAPIDLACVEPALLTGAERAWLDAYHRRVRDTIAPQVDEATRRWLEGATRAI; encoded by the coding sequence ATGAGTTCTGCTCCGGACGATGTCCTTCATCTGTTGCGCCAGCGCGGCCGGCCGGCCGAGCCGGACGACCTGGAAGCGCTGATGCGCGGCGTCGCGGCGGCCCCGGAAGGTCTCGCCGGTCCCGAATGGGTCGAGCTGATCGCCCCGGACGCCGATGCCGACCTCACCCGGGCGCTGGCCGCGTGGCGCGCCGAGCTCGCGCGCAACGACGGCGGCCTCGACGTCTCGCCCGCCCCGTCCGAGCGCCTGGCGGCGCTGCGCGCCGAGCTCGCCCGCCGCGGCCTCGACGGCTTCGTCGTGCCGCGTGCCGACGAGCACCAGGGCGAGTACGTGCCACGCCGCTCCCAGCGGCTCGCCTGGCTCACCGGGTTCGCCGGCTCGGCCGGGCTCGCGATCGTGCTGGCCGACCGCGCGGCGATCTTCGTCGACGGCCGCTATACCCTCGCCGTGCGCCAGCAGGTCGATGTCGAGGCCTTCGTGCCGCACCAGATTCCCGAGCAGTCGCCCGAGGCCTGGATCGCGGCGAACCTGCCGAAGGGCGGCCGGCTGGGCTTCGATCCCTGGCTGCAGACGGTCGACGGCCACGACCGCTTCGCGCGCGCCACCGAGCGGGCCGGCGGCAGCTTCGTGCCGGTGGAGCAGAACCCGATCGACGCAGTCTGGCGCGACCGGCCGGCCGCGCCGCTGGCGCCGGTCGTGCCGCAGCCGGAGGAGTTTTCCGGCGAGACCAGCGCGTCGCGGCGCAAGCGCATCGGCGAGATCGTCGCCGCGCGCGGCGCCGACGTGGCGCTGCTGACCGCGCCGGACTCCATCGCCTGGCTGCTGAACGTGCGCGGCGGCGACGTGCCGCGCACGCCCTTCCCGCTGGGCTTCGCGCTGCTGCACAGCGACGGCCATGTCGATCTCTACATGGACCGCCGCAAGATCCCGGCGCGCACCGTGGCGTGGCTCGGCAATGCGGTGACGCTCGCGCCGCCCGAGGAGCTCGGGCCCGCGCTCGACACGCTCGGCAAGTCGGGCCGGCGCGTGCTGATCGAGACCTCGACCGCTCCCTGGTGGGCGGCGACACGGCTGAAGGCGGCGGGCGTGGCGATGGTGCGCGACGCCGATCCGGTGGCGCTGCCCAAGGCGTGCAAGAACGCGGTCGAGCTGGAGGGCATCCGCGTCGCCCACCGCCGCGACGGCGCGGCGGTAAGCCGCTTCCTCGCCTGGCTCGCGCGCGAGTCGGTCGGCGGCCGGCTGCGCGAGATCGAGGTGTCGGACCGGCTGCAGCAGATGCGCCTGGAGACCGGCAAGCTGCGCGACCTCTCCTTCGACACGATCTCGGGCGCCGGGCCAAACGGCGCGGTCGTGCACTATCACGCCTCGCCCGCGACCGAACGCACGCTGGAGCCGGGGTCGCTCTATCTCGTCGATTCGGGCGGGCAGTATCGCGACGGCACCACCGACGTCACGCGCACCGTCGCGATCGGCACGCCGAGCGTGGAGATGCGCGACCGCTTCACGCGCGTGCTGAAGGGCCATATCGCGCTCGCCATGGCGCGCTTTCCCGCCGGCACCACCGGGTCGCAGCTCGATACGCTGGCCCGCTACGCGCTCTGGCAGGCGGGCCTCGACTACGACCACGGCACCGGCCACGGCGTCGGCGCCTATCTCTCGGTCCACGAAGGCCCGCAGCGCATCTCCAAGGTCGCGAGCAACATCGCGCTGCAGCCCGGCATGATCGTGAGCAACGAGCCCGGCTACTACAAGGCCGGCGCCTACGGCATCCGCATCGAGAACCTGCTGGCCGTGCGCGAGGCGAAGATCGAGGGCGCCGACCGGCGCTACCTCGAGTTCGAGACCCTGACACTCGCCCCGATCGACCTCGCCTGCGTCGAGCCGGCGCTGCTCACCGGCGCCGAGCGCGCCTGGCTCGACGCCTACCACCGCCGCGTCCGCGACACGATCGCCCCGCAGGTCGACGAGGCCACGCGCCGCTGGCTGGAAGGGGCTACCCGCGCGATTTAG
- a CDS encoding threonine synthase, with protein MTTFPDLPTFVTHLECAMTGERLPADTPHNLSPAGYPILVRYDLAGVKKALTKRKLAGRSPDWWRYRELLPVRKAENIVSLGEVMTPLIPMPRFARSLGATGEVIVKDEGRLPTGSFKARGLALAVCMAREFGIRKMAMPTNGNAGAALAAYASRAGIETVVFCPDDTPVVNVNEIAECGARVYKVNGLINDCGKLVGAGVKQAGWFDTSTLKEPYRIEGKKTMGLELAEQLGWKLPDAIFYPTGGGTGLIGMWKAFAELEAIGFIGRKRPKMIAVQAAGCAPIVRAFENNSRHAELWQDAHTVAAGIRVPVAIGDFLILDAVRESRGFAIAVEDSAITATLDEIARQDGVLLCPEGAATAAAYKQALADGRVKKTDRVVLFNCATGLKYPMADGGRPLDRNAPVDYTAL; from the coding sequence ATGACGACCTTCCCCGATCTGCCGACCTTCGTGACGCATCTCGAATGCGCGATGACCGGCGAGAGGCTGCCGGCGGACACGCCGCACAACCTGTCGCCGGCCGGCTATCCGATCCTGGTGCGATACGATCTCGCCGGCGTCAAGAAGGCCCTGACCAAGAGAAAGCTTGCCGGCCGTTCGCCGGACTGGTGGCGCTATCGCGAGCTTCTGCCGGTGCGCAAGGCCGAGAACATCGTCTCCCTCGGCGAGGTGATGACGCCGCTCATCCCGATGCCGCGCTTCGCGCGATCGCTCGGCGCCACGGGCGAGGTCATCGTCAAGGACGAGGGCCGGCTGCCGACGGGATCGTTCAAGGCGCGCGGCCTCGCGCTGGCCGTCTGCATGGCCAGGGAGTTCGGCATCCGCAAGATGGCGATGCCGACCAACGGCAATGCCGGTGCGGCGCTGGCCGCCTATGCCAGCCGCGCCGGCATCGAGACGGTGGTGTTCTGCCCGGACGACACGCCGGTCGTGAACGTGAACGAGATCGCCGAATGCGGCGCGCGTGTCTACAAGGTGAACGGCCTCATCAACGACTGCGGCAAGCTGGTGGGCGCCGGCGTCAAGCAGGCCGGCTGGTTCGACACCTCGACCCTGAAGGAGCCTTATCGCATCGAGGGCAAGAAGACGATGGGGCTGGAGCTCGCCGAGCAGCTCGGCTGGAAACTGCCCGACGCGATCTTCTATCCGACCGGCGGCGGGACCGGCCTGATCGGCATGTGGAAGGCGTTCGCCGAGCTGGAGGCGATCGGCTTCATCGGCAGGAAGCGGCCGAAGATGATCGCCGTGCAGGCCGCGGGCTGCGCGCCGATCGTGCGCGCCTTCGAGAACAACAGCCGCCATGCCGAGCTGTGGCAGGATGCGCACACCGTCGCGGCCGGGATCCGCGTGCCGGTGGCCATCGGCGACTTCCTCATCCTCGACGCGGTGCGCGAATCCCGCGGCTTCGCCATCGCCGTCGAGGACAGCGCCATCACCGCGACGCTCGACGAGATCGCCCGGCAGGACGGCGTGCTGCTCTGCCCCGAGGGCGCCGCGACCGCCGCCGCCTACAAGCAGGCGCTGGCCGACGGCCGGGTGAAGAAGACCGACAGGGTCGTGCTGTTCAACTGCGCGACCGGGCTCAAGTATCCCATGGCCGACGGCGGCCGCCCCCTCGACCGCAACGCCCCCGTCGACTACACGGCGCTTTGA
- a CDS encoding TRAP transporter large permease: MTPGLEVAIVVTVFLGLLVAGMAVPFAITLPALLYLVLHGGTFALKGIGLVSWGSMDSFTLTAIPLFILMAEIMQESRLSLRVYRGLSKLVASIPGGLLQTNIAGCALFAAISGSSVVTAASIGRVALPELLRRNYDKPLSAGSIAAGGTLGILIPPSIAMIVYGTFTETSVAKLFMAGVVPGILLTAMFMLYIGVRSKVGSTIAATERGPASIAECIAALIDVVPFVVLIGLTMGAIYLGLVTPTEAAAVGCIMAIVISALWGDFSWSVFLAAMRQTISVCGNILFIIYAAFVFSYAISFAGVGEQVTNYVVGLHLNRPEFFGALFVLYTILGCLIESLGMIVITVPLLYPVLVQYGIDPIWAGVILVVFIELGQISPPIGINLFVIQSTWSGKLSDVVMGTIPFHIIMFVLLVLLVLLPDLALWLPSHMTIRP; this comes from the coding sequence ATGACGCCCGGCCTGGAAGTCGCCATCGTCGTCACCGTGTTCCTCGGGCTGCTGGTCGCCGGCATGGCGGTGCCGTTCGCCATAACCCTGCCGGCGCTGCTCTATCTCGTGCTGCATGGCGGGACGTTCGCGCTCAAGGGGATCGGCCTCGTGAGCTGGGGCAGCATGGACAGCTTCACGCTCACCGCGATCCCGCTCTTCATCCTGATGGCGGAGATCATGCAGGAGAGCCGGCTGAGCCTGCGGGTCTATCGCGGGCTGTCCAAGCTCGTCGCCTCGATCCCCGGCGGCCTTCTGCAGACCAACATCGCCGGCTGCGCCCTGTTCGCCGCGATCAGCGGATCGAGCGTCGTCACCGCCGCCTCGATCGGGCGCGTGGCGCTTCCCGAGCTGCTGCGGCGCAACTACGACAAGCCGCTGTCGGCCGGCTCGATCGCCGCCGGCGGGACGCTCGGCATCCTCATCCCGCCCTCGATCGCCATGATCGTCTACGGCACGTTCACCGAGACGTCCGTCGCCAAGCTGTTCATGGCCGGCGTGGTGCCGGGCATCCTGCTCACCGCGATGTTCATGCTCTATATCGGCGTCCGCTCGAAGGTGGGATCCACGATCGCCGCCACGGAGCGCGGTCCGGCCTCGATCGCCGAATGCATCGCCGCCCTGATCGACGTGGTGCCGTTCGTGGTGCTGATCGGCCTCACCATGGGCGCGATCTATCTCGGCCTCGTGACGCCCACGGAAGCGGCCGCCGTCGGCTGCATCATGGCGATCGTGATCTCTGCCCTGTGGGGCGATTTCTCCTGGTCCGTCTTCCTTGCGGCGATGCGCCAGACGATCAGCGTGTGCGGCAACATCCTGTTCATCATCTACGCCGCTTTCGTCTTTTCCTACGCCATCAGCTTCGCCGGCGTGGGCGAGCAGGTGACGAACTACGTCGTCGGCCTCCATCTCAACCGGCCGGAATTCTTCGGCGCCCTGTTCGTGCTCTACACGATCCTCGGCTGCCTGATCGAAAGCCTTGGCATGATCGTCATCACCGTGCCGCTGCTCTATCCGGTGCTCGTGCAATACGGCATCGACCCGATCTGGGCCGGCGTCATCCTCGTCGTGTTCATCGAGCTCGGGCAGATCTCGCCGCCGATCGGCATCAATCTCTTCGTCATCCAGAGCACGTGGTCGGGCAAGCTGAGCGACGTGGTGATGGGAACCATCCCGTTCCATATCATCATGTTCGTCCTGCTGGTGCTGCTCGTGCTCCTGCCCGACCTCGCTCTGTGGCTGCCGTCGCACATGACGATCCGGCCGTGA
- a CDS encoding TRAP transporter small permease, whose product MTSAVEGGMVSPHDEEPASPPRLGLVDRCCEILCGIALVTMIVLIGAEAITRNLLGFSLQVTDEVGGYLLVAVSFLSLSVAQSRGAFHHVELVQGKLTVRGRLLSGFVFDLLSLGACAIITWQLVDLEMNSWQTGDTAATPLGTPLWLPQLVMPIGAALFCVAIARSIVRKARLLLGPATREGRAP is encoded by the coding sequence ATGACATCGGCCGTTGAAGGCGGGATGGTTTCCCCGCACGACGAGGAGCCCGCCTCGCCACCGCGCCTCGGCCTCGTCGACCGCTGCTGCGAGATCCTGTGCGGCATCGCCCTCGTCACGATGATCGTGCTGATCGGCGCCGAGGCGATCACCCGCAACCTCCTCGGGTTCTCGCTCCAGGTCACGGACGAGGTCGGCGGCTATCTCCTGGTCGCGGTCTCGTTCTTGAGCCTGTCGGTCGCCCAGTCGCGCGGCGCCTTTCATCACGTCGAGCTCGTCCAGGGCAAGCTGACGGTACGCGGGCGCCTGCTGAGCGGCTTCGTCTTCGATCTCCTGTCGCTCGGCGCCTGCGCGATCATCACCTGGCAGCTCGTCGACTTGGAGATGAACTCCTGGCAGACGGGCGACACGGCGGCGACGCCGCTCGGCACGCCGCTCTGGCTGCCGCAGCTCGTGATGCCGATCGGCGCGGCGCTGTTCTGCGTCGCCATTGCCCGCTCGATCGTTCGCAAGGCACGGCTCCTGCTGGGCCCGGCGACGCGGGAAGGAAGGGCGCCATGA
- a CDS encoding TRAP transporter substrate-binding protein — translation MKRRSHALGLLAIIATIAAGSGTSAEAATNWDMYVYNPVATVSAVKGINRIIAEIEKETNGALTIRLHLGGSLPIKTTNITQAVSQGIVQMGDDGYFLGNVPIGGVLRLPMLIRTPEEFKKAEAIMQPYIDKAFAKKGVVVLGTYVYPFQVPFSRKKLTDLADIKGQKIRVTSPEQGAFIQMLGGAPVTLGAPEVPSALDRGVVDGVLTASSGGGNTWRDLLKYNYRIGINYFDSLIVVNKAAFEKLAPEVQAKVRKTVTDLTPSITAAMAKEEEDLTQKMAAGGMIVTPQKPEDVTTAEKLVASYWDSWAKEKGPEAVEALKKVRAALGR, via the coding sequence ATGAAACGTCGGTCGCACGCCCTTGGCCTGCTCGCGATCATCGCCACGATTGCCGCGGGCAGCGGCACCTCGGCCGAGGCGGCCACGAACTGGGACATGTACGTCTACAATCCCGTGGCGACGGTGTCCGCCGTCAAGGGCATCAACAGGATCATCGCGGAAATCGAGAAGGAGACGAACGGCGCGCTGACGATCCGGCTGCATCTCGGCGGATCGCTGCCCATCAAGACGACGAACATCACCCAGGCGGTCTCCCAGGGCATCGTCCAGATGGGCGACGACGGCTATTTCCTCGGCAACGTGCCGATCGGCGGCGTCCTGCGCCTGCCCATGCTCATCCGCACGCCGGAGGAGTTCAAGAAGGCCGAGGCCATCATGCAGCCCTATATCGACAAGGCGTTCGCGAAGAAGGGCGTCGTCGTGCTGGGGACCTATGTCTATCCGTTCCAGGTGCCGTTCTCGCGCAAGAAGCTGACGGACCTCGCCGACATCAAGGGGCAGAAGATCCGCGTCACCTCGCCGGAGCAGGGCGCCTTCATCCAGATGCTGGGCGGGGCGCCGGTGACGCTCGGCGCCCCCGAAGTTCCGTCGGCGCTCGATCGCGGCGTCGTCGACGGCGTCCTCACCGCCAGCTCGGGCGGCGGGAACACCTGGCGGGATCTGCTCAAGTACAACTACCGCATCGGCATCAACTATTTCGATTCGCTGATCGTGGTGAACAAGGCGGCGTTCGAGAAGCTCGCGCCGGAGGTGCAGGCCAAGGTGCGAAAGACCGTCACCGATCTCACGCCGTCGATCACCGCGGCGATGGCGAAGGAGGAAGAGGATCTGACGCAAAAGATGGCGGCGGGCGGCATGATCGTGACGCCGCAAAAGCCCGAGGATGTCACCACCGCGGAGAAGCTGGTCGCATCCTATTGGGACAGTTGGGCAAAGGAGAAGGGCCCGGAGGCCGTCGAGGCCCTGAAGAAGGTGCGCGCCGCGCTCGGCCGGTGA